The genomic DNA TTTTGAATTGTTCTCAATGCACGTTGAAGGACGTGGGGAACTTGTAACCACTCCAGAAGAAGCTGAAACTGTATTTGGATTAGAAGATGGAACGGTTACAGCATTTGATGGTGACGAGATTCTATGTTCATTTCTGAAATAATGCTGGAGAAGAAAAGCATTGCTGTTAGCAGGCTCCAGCATACAACCACCACCCTTTCCCCCACCTTTTTTGAAAATCATTTCCCAATTAAAAGTTTTGCGACACGATCCGAACTGCATGCTCGGAGCAAACAAAGCTCATCTCTGTCGATCTCAAGACTCGGCAAGCTTCTTAATTCTGATTCCAGATTCGGCATCTCCAAAGTTCTTCGCAGCCTCTCCCGATTGAGTGCATCAATCATGACTCGACCATCTGGTTCGATCTGGTAAGTGAATCCAAACTCGTAATTAGCGAGAGTGAGTATCGCTCGTCGTGTCTTTTTCGACAGCGTTGGAATCGTTCTTGAAGAGAGCAAGGGGAGGCATGCGATTGAAGTTAAGAAGTTTCTACGGTTCATTTTTCACCCTGTTTTGCAAAGGCTATGGCTGCCCCCAATAGCCCGATGATTCCGATTAGTGTTTCGAAGGGCAGTCCGCCAAAGATTAGAAGCGGAATGATGAAAATTGAAAGCATGAGTAATGCTCCAGCAACGTCCCATAAATCAATCATTTAAGAGGTCCTTCCTTCCCGCCAAGCAAACGATAGAAGAAATACATGAGGGAATAACCTCCCACCAATCCCAACCCAACTCCGAAGAGTTCGGGATTGCGAAGCGACAAAACGACAAAGACGAAAAGAAATCCTACCCAATGCATGATCAATACTCCTCGGGCAAGAGGATGCAGGTTGAAGACCTATCGGCTTCTGTTATCACCCACACCTTATTCCCACCCACTGCATAAGACGAAAGAATCCGATCACCATGCGCAAGTGCATGATCGTTCGCTTCCTTGTCTTCTTCCGTTAAGGCTCCCCAATCGCCTGATACATGTTTTGAGAGAAGCTGGAATGAAGGAATTTCGGACTTAGATAGCAGGTCCAATGCGCCGTGAGTTGCGACGACTTTGCCCAAATGAAATAGCGGTTTAGTGATTTCGATCATTTGTGTCTTTCTACTGAGTGGGAAGGGGTCAGGTAGAAAGACAGATGAAACTCTCTTGTTGGTTGAAAATGCAGTTTAACTTGCTGATAGTACAATTGTGCAACGATTCGATTGCAAGTCATCTATCCTCTCTCATCATCACTGCTTCGTAGACTCAAACGAAGATGACGATAAGCGGAATGGTGAATAGTAGTTGGCTTCACGGCTCTTCCCATTGCAATTCGAGAAGGTTTATCGCCAACGCTACAAGCATCATCACGAGGTAAAGAAATGAAACAATTTGCGATAACAGCACTGACAATACTGCTGGGATTCTCATCTTCAGTCATGGCTGGATATGAGTATCAAGGGATTAAATTTTATGTGCCAGCGAATCCGAATGAAGAAACAGTTCGTCTTTACCGCCTAGTGCGTCCTGATCGTTCACACATCTACACAATTGACAAGAAGGAAGTAATCGACGCAATTGAACAAGAAAAAGCCCAACTTGACACCTTCCTTGCATATGTTTACACAAAGCCAAAAGCGGGAACAAATAGACTTTTCCGAATTACAGTACCGTTCGGAAAGTTACCTCATTACTTCTATACGGCTTTTGAACCAGAAAAAAACGAGGTCTTGAAAGACAATAATAAATCACTTCATCCAATGGTTTCATATGTATTTCCGCATGATTTCAAGGCAACTGGTTCAGAGTTCAAAAATGTTCTGCCAGTGTTTGCATTTTATGACAAAGAACTTGGTAATCACCTTTATACAACCTCTGTTCATGAAAGAGATGCCCTTATAGAGAACAAAGGCGGGACACCTCCCCCTTCTGGGCTGTTGCTTGAAAAACCTAGAAAAGATGCTGGAAATTTATCTCCCGCAGAAAAGCTTGCAGTGTTAGAAACAAATAATTCGGTTCCTCTCGATCCAAAGATTGTTGACAGGTTTGATGCCATTCTCAAATCTTTGAATAAGGCATTCCCAGATCAATCGGAATTTATCATTGCTGCCACAATCTTTAAATCATTTGATATCGTGAAAGAGAATACTCCAAACATTTCGTTGCTTAATCTTGCAGAAAATATTGAGTATGCAGTACCTCGTAATCAATCCAAAAAGAATCATTGCAAATTTGCTGATGTCGTCGCTATTTTCACAGGACTAATAATAAGCGGTCAATATGATGATTTGAAATCTGCCGCAACTGATGCACGTGCAACCATTGAGGAATTGATTCGATATGCTGAGCAACAATAGAGTCAACTACCCTCATTATTTAGAGAGTGTTATGGCTGGTTCTATTCAAGTCATTTGCAGACCAAGGAGAGAATGGCAAATGATTCAATACCCTACCTTCTCCGCAATCATTCCCAACTCATCCGCATTTCTTCTTGAATATCTTCCTGTCGTGTTTAAATTTTCGTGCCCCAGAATCTGAGCAAGACTGACCAGATCATTCTGAGAATCCCTCAGGAACTGATGTGCGAAAGTGTGTCTGAGTAGGTGTGGATGGATCTTGATCCCACAAATTGCCGAATATTTATCACAGATTGATCTGATTCCACGGTCTGAAAGCCCACCACGTTCTCCAATAAATACGTTATTCAAAGAAACTGGCGGTCGTGCTGCAAGATAAGCAGACAGGGCAACTCTTGCATTGTGAGGAAGAGGAACAGTCCTTTGCTTATTTCCCTTCCCATTTCGAAATACAACCGAGCCAGATCGCTCAGAGATCAATACATCACTCAATTCAAGATTCACCAAATCACCAACCCTACAGCCTGTGAACAGCATCAAATGAAACAAGGCATTGCTTCGAGCATCTTGCCGAAGTTCAACTTCCCGTAAAAGTTTCCGAACCTGAGTCCGATCCAAACCTTTCGGTGCCAATTCTTGTCGTCGAAGCTCTTTGACTGGCTTGGCAGGATTTGAAGGCATTTCTCCATTCTCTACCAGCCACCGAAAGAATCGACGAAGAGTCACCAAAGCTCGATTCACTGTCGCTACAGCTTGTTTCTGATCTCGGCTAAGAAAAGTGCGGAAGTCGAGAATATCTCTAGTCGTGACTCGGTCGAGGCTGAGCTTTTCCGCATTCGCTTCTAGAAACCATTGAGCGAACTTTTTCAAATCATTTGCCATCGCACGACGGGTGTGGGTGGAGAAGTCGTGAGAGTTCAAGAAGGTCGTAAAGAGGTCATCGACCCGTTTTTCAACAAACTCTGCTGGCAAAACATTATCACCTGAATTCTGACCTTCATCTGAACACAAATTAGACACTTAATTGACACTTTCTACTCTGGATTGGGCTGATATTGACTATTATCACTCGACATTATTACTTGGATTCTTGGCGGTTTATGGACAAGAATACTTCTCTGATGACTGCTCCCTCATCAAGACCAGAGATGCCATCAGGAAACAACTTCCTAATCTCCTCCTCAACATGAGTGGAGGTCACACTCATTCCCAAGGCACTTACACCTTCGATGATTGCCGAGTAATCTTCAGACACTTTAGGCTTGGGTTTGGAGCGGGTAGGGGAAGGTGTGAAGCTAGTGCGAGGTGCGTAGAAGAGAATCGGCTTCCCATCGACACCACAATTTCTTCTCCTTACTTCCAGACACAACTCCTGTTGACTCTCGTTGTAAAATGGTCGACCTCTTTCATCACGACTTGGCTCTGGGAAAGTTGAACCGAGTAGCTGGTAAAATCTTGCTCGGCTCATTCCCAGCATTCTCGACATCTCTGCGACGGTCACAGCGGCTTTTGTTTGAACAGACATTTGACACCTTTCTTTCACTTATTGATCAACTTGTTGGCGGGTAGGGGATAGGTGGGAATGTCCCTTGTCGGTTAATTGACGACGACTTTGATCATCTTTCGCAATCAAACCAGCCCTCATTAGAAATTGTTCCGTAACAGTCGAGACTGTGCGTGATGGCAAGCCAAGTGATGATGCAATAACATTCAACCGTAGTGGACCTTCTTTGAGTAAAGAAAGATATTTCTGCTCAGTGCGATCCAGCCCGAGTTGATCAAGACCATCCAGTTGGCAAGCTCGATGAAGATGATGGCATCGAATCATTTCCTCACCTTCTGCTCGGCATACTCTTCTTGCCGACTGAAGTAACCTCAATGCAATTCTTGGAATTCCTTTTCCACGAATTGCGATCTCGACGGGAACATTTTCCTCAAGTTCCCAAGACAAAGCTCTGGCTCTATGAGATACCAAATGCATAAGGTCGAGGTCTGAGTAGAAATCGAATTTCAAGGTCAACCTCATGCGGTCACGAAGAGGTTGAAGAAGGTCGTATTCGTCAGTTGTGGAGAGAAGCAAAGTGAAGTCAGCAATTGGGATACCCACTGGCTTATTCTTCCCACCATTAACGAAGATCGTCTGCTTATCGATGGCAAGGTATAGGGCGGTTTGAAATTCTTTTTTTAGCTCATGAGCTTCATCAATGTGAATAATGTCTCTGTCTTTTGCCTGCAAAAGCAAAGCATTGAGATCGGCTGGTGATGAGATACTTTGCCCCAGCACTTCATAGAATTCAGTCGCCATTTCAGCGGCAATAATGTTTGCGGACATACTTTTCCCCATTCCCGCAGGTCCAACCAGTAAAGAATGGTCGAAGCGTTTGCCATCGATTTGTGCAGCATCTAGTGCTACCTCGACTACATCACGGACTTGCCTTTGTCCAATGATTTGGTTGATTGAGTTGGGAACATATTCATTAACGTCGTTCAATTTGTATCTCCTTTTGCCGCCCATTAGGCGGATAAATTATTCTCCCGCCAAGGCGGAACGGGTATGTAACTCGGAAATTCCGACATACCGATATGCCGAAATTACTACCTGAAACGGACCTTCTTCGCTAATCCCATATCCGTGGTCTGGGTTCATGGAAATGTATTCGGTGAGCAATTGTGTAAATGAGCGATGTGTTATCGCTGGCTCGGATTCGTAACCTTGCCCAGTTCGATCAACGAACCAATCTTCTACCTTTTCCCAACCTACAGGCACATAACCGCCAAGGTTAGGAAGAGGGAAGGTAATGATGTGTTCTGCTTCATTTGGACTGAATGGGATGTAAGGTAACTTCCTCTTACTCGATGCTCGATGTGCGACTTCATTGTTCAACGCAATAATTGTTTCGAGACTCATCATGTGAGTAAGACTCCTTGAGATTGAGGATTGAGTTCACCCTTCTTTTCAGGCAAGAACGAAAGAAGGAAATTAGCGACATAGGATGCCTGACGACTCGCTCTAAAAATGAATGAGGAATCCCCTGACATTTGTTTGAGCCATGAGCCGAGATACGCAGCGTGATTGTCAAGAGAATCCGTCTGAGGTACACCTAGTTCGGCACAAAGAAATGTGGCACAAAGTTCTGCTACCAATTCTTCTTCTGCATAGCCGATAAGCAAAGGGTCACTAATGGTTCTATTTTCAGACCAATGTGCCAACTCGTGAAGTATGGTTGCGTAATATGCGCCCGTGGTTTCGAACTTATGTTTTTGCGGAACAACGATTTCTTCAGTGCTTGGATTGAAGTAGGCACGTTCACCCTGATGTGTAATGACAGCAGATGTTCCCTGAATCAATTCTTCAGCTAACGAGTATTCTTGGAAATCTCCAACTGGGAGGTCATTTCCAACTTGGAATTGTTCCGCACCTTCAACTTGA from Rubinisphaera italica includes the following:
- a CDS encoding ArdC family protein, with protein sequence MPSNTQVREQITKQIVVAIESGKTLPWRMPWKCDSNAGMPRNVISKQTYSGINPLLLWVASERLGLQSKWWGTFKQWTELGFQIKKRPSDVPSGRWGTKIIFYKPIQKKQDEENKDSEKKESYLLAKQITLFCADQVEGAEQFQVGNDLPVGDFQEYSLAEELIQGTSAVITHQGERAYFNPSTEEIVVPQKHKFETTGAYYATILHELAHWSENRTISDPLLIGYAEEELVAELCATFLCAELGVPQTDSLDNHAAYLGSWLKQMSGDSSFIFRASRQASYVANFLLSFLPEKKGELNPQSQGVLLT
- a CDS encoding tyrosine-type recombinase/integrase, producing the protein MSNLCSDEGQNSGDNVLPAEFVEKRVDDLFTTFLNSHDFSTHTRRAMANDLKKFAQWFLEANAEKLSLDRVTTRDILDFRTFLSRDQKQAVATVNRALVTLRRFFRWLVENGEMPSNPAKPVKELRRQELAPKGLDRTQVRKLLREVELRQDARSNALFHLMLFTGCRVGDLVNLELSDVLISERSGSVVFRNGKGNKQRTVPLPHNARVALSAYLAARPPVSLNNVFIGERGGLSDRGIRSICDKYSAICGIKIHPHLLRHTFAHQFLRDSQNDLVSLAQILGHENLNTTGRYSRRNADELGMIAEKVGY
- a CDS encoding Holliday junction DNA helicase RuvB C-terminal domain-containing protein — protein: MNDVNEYVPNSINQIIGQRQVRDVVEVALDAAQIDGKRFDHSLLVGPAGMGKSMSANIIAAEMATEFYEVLGQSISSPADLNALLLQAKDRDIIHIDEAHELKKEFQTALYLAIDKQTIFVNGGKNKPVGIPIADFTLLLSTTDEYDLLQPLRDRMRLTLKFDFYSDLDLMHLVSHRARALSWELEENVPVEIAIRGKGIPRIALRLLQSARRVCRAEGEEMIRCHHLHRACQLDGLDQLGLDRTEQKYLSLLKEGPLRLNVIASSLGLPSRTVSTVTEQFLMRAGLIAKDDQSRRQLTDKGHSHLSPTRQQVDQ